The DNA window TCCTCAAACTCTTGATCAGTCTGCTCTGGCCGTTCTCTCATAACCTTATGCccatcaatcaatttctttaattttgcCAACTCTTCTGGTGCTTGCTTCTTCTGTTCTTTAAAGGTAAATATCTGTCTGCACATTGGACATAACCCCTTCGATGCTTCCTGTTCTAACCATTTCAATATACAGTGCAAGTGGAAATTATGTGTGCACCCTGATCCCAACACAACAGGACACTGATTCCCTGGGTATTTACAATTAGGACACGTTCCATCAAATGAAACACGACATATACCACACAACTCTTCAACGTATCCATGCCCATCAGACGATGCAAGGTCCCAGTGCCACGTACAATAACTTTTCCATTCAACTATTTCCACTTTCATGGTTTGTTTTGCAAGAAAGAgagaatttatttatttatttattttttttttttttgacgCGATTAATTCTTCTTATATACTAAACCTCTAAATATGTCAAACGAATTTCCATCAGGTTGTAAATGCAACACTTTGTGCGTCTCTACATCTTCAGCAATAAGCAATCCATAATCTGGGGTGATACCCTTAATAATACACGTTCTTTGTTTCCCGCTACCATTATCAACCTCTACTTTCTGGTTAGTATGGAACCACCGCTTATAATATAAAGGCAAAAACGGCTGCAATCCTGACTTTTCAAACACAGAATAAAACTGGTCAATGGTAAACATAAGCTTTGCAAGTAACACCTCTGGCTCGTATGGCGGCAATGGTGACAACCCCTTTTCACGTCTGATCTCATTCAACTTCTCTAAAACCAAGTTTAACGACGTTGTGGGTGCTGGGTTCGATACATTAACCCCGCCTCCCCATACCAAGTAGAAggttttgttgataaactGCGAGTTGATCAACGCTCCCGAAACCTTAACAAACTTCTCATCGACACCATCAACAGTTGCACTTATATCATTCTTGGCGTCCAACGACTTGAAATACTCGGGCTtcataataaaaatatcgTTGGGCCATTTTAGTCTCAATGGCATATCCTCATACCCAACTCCTTGTCCGGAAACATGGCTTCCATAGCCCAAGATCGACTCAATTAACGCCAACCCACATAAATACTGCAACGTAACCACCGTTGACGAGGACGAGGGCGAAGGTGGCACCTTGAAAAGCACCGACGTAGCAAGAACACCTCTAGGGTTGACCCACACATTACCCCCACGACCTCGACCAGCAATTTGCGTGGTTGCAGTAATGGTGAACCCATTCGGAAGATGCTCCAACCATTGCGGATTCTTATCCATTATCGTGTTGGTAGACGTGATAACCTCAGCGTAACCCAAAATCCCGCCAAACTTGATCTCGCCTCCCCCCGACAATACCTgcaaattatcaaaatacTTCTGGATATTAAAATAGGGGACCATTTTCAGGTCTGGTATACCGGCCAGAGTTAGGAAGTTGATATACTTGGCTTTACCAACATACTCACCGGCCTCCTGGGTTTCGTCagcaaaataaaaaatatcgTTGTTATCCTGAAACGGCTCATCACCAAGTTCCAATTTGCTGGTCAAATTCAGGTACATATCCCTCACCTTGTCCTTAAACGGAGACACAACATACATCGGCGTAACCCTCGGAATGGCTGTATCAACACTCTCGGCAACTCGCAAccccaattttttcaagCAATCCCTCATAAATACTTTCTTGTTGTGTTCGTGTTCCTTGAGTGTTTCAACCACCGAGGCATACCCAGAACCATCTTCATCTCGCGGATCCAACAAGTGAGAGGCGAACTCAGGGTGAGTGCCACTCAAAATAACGTGCCCCTTACCGACCTTTCTGTACACAACAGCAGCCTTCTCTGCATCCTCAACATCAGTTTTGTCCTCGTACCGTGCCAAGATTTCGACGTCTTTATACTTCTCAGCATTGATAAAAACAGCCCCACCATCGTAATAGTTGTAAACATGGTTGGGACACCCAGGCAACGCAGCAGTATTGACCATCAACTTCACCGCTCTTGCACCAGCACGCAGCTCATACTTGAAACCTTTGAATGCACACCCTTTGGCCGTTCCAGGGAAAAACCCAAGTTCTCGTGGTCCAGTCACCTCCATCGTTGGACTGCCAACCTCAAACTCACATCGGGCAGCCCCAAAATACCCACCAGCACAAAACCCTAAAAATCTCCCTCCTTGCTTGACATATTTCGAAATTTTGGTGGTGCCTTTCCCATCAAGCACTTTGCAGTACGGCAAATCCGCCCCTCCTGGTATAACTAACAAAGACGTTTTCCTCATCCATGGCTCATTCAACAACACCGTCTCGTTAACAGGAAGGACAGCGTAATACGACGCCAAATGGAGTCGCAATGTCTCCAAACAATGTTTTACACCTTCGGTTGTAGTGCCGGGGCCAGAATATACTAGAACATTCATATTTGGTGTggaatgaaaaagaagaaaagttcgggaaaaaaaaaaacagaaaaaaaattttgggATGATTCATGAGTCTTCCTCAACAATGTCGTTGATTGAAGAGCAAGAAAGCATCACCTTACACCCCAAACCGGGGTTTGTGattaaaaccaaaatcTTGGAATCCAAAGACGTATCTCGAACATTGACCAAGGTATTTATCAATGTGTGCCATTCCCCCGATGTACCCAAGCCAGATGTCGATTTCGATCCACAGATCGTGTTCCCATTGATCATTGACAACGAATGGGAAATACCCATTATCCTatccaaagaaaaagagtCCAAGGATAAAAAGGGGTTTCCGTCTTTGGTATACGATTGTTGCATAAACTCCAAGTGCTTCCAATGGTGTCAAATTAGCAAAGACCTAAAGTCTATTCTTATTGAATGGTGTATTGAATCGATTGAATTGGTATACTCACTCACACTAGAACGGGAGTACTCAACCCCGAAAATGCTAGCAAAGGGCGAACTTTCCAATACAGTAGTCACCAAAAAGGAACTTTTAGGGTCTGTGCTAAAAGACAGACTCAAAGAACTACAACAAAATGAAACTTTAGGATTGATTAAAGAAATGGAACTGGAGGACGATGAATTGCCAGatttaatgaatataaaCAAACGCTCCACAAAGCCATTAATAGAGGAAGTGAGCcaccaaaccaaaccagCACCACCAAAAGCCATAAAAGAACTCAACTATGCAGTTCTGTTCAAAAAAATCGCACACCCAAACTTCAATCTAGCAGTGATTGTTGCTTGTGACGACAAACTCGACACCTCGTTTGAAGTCACATATTCTTCGGAATCCTCCACTATCCTCATTAGCGGCATAAAATTCGCTTCTGGAAACAGCTTGGAAATCCCAGTATCCCCTGACATTACTGTAACCAACACAAAGTGCTTTGAAGTTCACAACACAAtgtatatttttatatagTATGCAATGCGCTTGCGAATTACCTGATTTGGACACTTATCGCTTTATCAAGATATAATTCCGctcaatttatcaaaaacaaaaaaaaaaaaaatttttttgcctATAAATGTAGCTACAAATCCGTTTctaatacaaaaaaaagtttggCCAACTCTAACCATGAATACTGAAGAGACTTTGCTAATTACTCCGGTCAACAATTACGATGCTATTGTGAACGACACCAAAGATAATGACACCACTCCGACACTGGAACTCAAGCATCTCACAAGATCCAGTTTCCCGTTAGTCGTATCGTTTGTGTTGCAGTACGTCTTTTCCATCACGTCAGTATATGCTGCAGGGCGATTAGGCGCCAAAGAGTTGGCTGCATGTTCGTTGGCTATCTGTACTTTTAACATCACAGGTCTAGCTGTATTCCAGGGCATGGCTACTAGTTTAGACACATTTTGCTCCCAAGCATACGGGTCCGgtaacaaaaaaatggtAGGGGTCTATTTCCAGCGCGCGACCCTTCTTATGTTTGCAACAATGATACCCTTGATGGTTGTATGGTGGTACTC is part of the Candida dubliniensis CD36 chromosome R, complete sequence genome and encodes:
- a CDS encoding biotin: apoprotein ligase, [includes: biotin-[methylmalonyl-coa-carboxytransferase] ligase (ec 6.3.4.9); biotin-[propionyl-coa-carboxylase [atp-hydrolyzing]] ligase (ec 6.3.4.10) (holocarboxylase synthetase) (hcs); biotin-[methylcrotonoyl-coa-carboxylase] ligase (ec 6.3.4.11); biotin-[acetyl-coa-carboxylase] ligase (ec 6.3.4.15)], putative (Similar to S. cerevisiae BPL1;~multi-activity enzyme); the protein is MNVLVYSGPGTTTEGVKHCLETLRLHLASYYAVLPVNETVLLNEPWMRKTSLLVIPGGADLPYCKVLDGKGTTKISKYVKQGGRFLGFCAGGYFGAARCEFEVGSPTMEVTGPRELGFFPGTAKGCAFKGFKYESRAGARAVKLMVNTAALPGCPNHVYNYYDGGAVFINAEKYKDVEILARYEDKTDVEDAEKAAVVYRKVGKGHVILSGTHPEFASHLLDPRDEDGSGYASVVETLKEHEHNKKVFMRDCLKKLGLRVAESVDTAIPRVTPMYVVSPFKDKVRDMYSNLTSKLELGDEPFQDNNDIFYFADETQEAGEYVGKAKYINFLTSAGIPDSKMVPYFNIQKYFDNLQVLSGGGEIKFGGILGYAEVITSTNTIMDKNPQWLEHLPNGFTITATTQIAGRGRGGNVWVNPRGVLATSVLFKVPPSPSSSSTVVTLQYLCGLALIESILGYGSHVSGQGVGYEDMPLRLKWPNDIFIMKPEYFKSLDAKNDISATVDGVDEKFVKVSGALINSQFINKTFYLVWGGGVNVSNPAPTTSLNLVLEKLNEIRREKGLSPLPPYEPEVLLAKLMFTIDQFYSVFEKSGLQPFLPLYYKRWFHTNQKVEVDNGSGKQRTCIIKGITPDYGLLIAEDVETHKVLHLQPDGNSFDIFRGLVYKKN
- a CDS encoding nucleolar protein, putative (Similar to S. cerevisiae PIH1): MIHESSSTMSLIEEQESITLHPKPGFVIKTKILESKDVSRTLTKVFINVCHSPDVPKPDVDFDPQIVFPLIIDNEWEIPIILSKEKESKDKKGFPSLVYDCCINSKCFQWCQISKDLKSILIEWCIESIELVYSLTLEREYSTPKMLAKGELSNTVVTKKELLGSVLKDRLKELQQNETLGLIKEMESEDDELPDLMNINKRSTKPLIEEVSHQTKPAPPKAIKELNYAVSFKKIAHPNFNLAVIVACDDKLDTSFEVTYSSESSTILISGIKFASGNSLEIPVSPDITVTNTKCFEVHNTMYIFI
- a CDS encoding anaphase-promoting complex subunit, putative (Similar to S. cerevisiae APC11); this translates as MKVEIVEWKSYCTWHWDLASSDGHGYVEELCGICRVSFDGTCPNCKYPGNQCPVVLGSGCTHNFHLHCILKWLEQEASKGLCPMCRQIFTFKEQKKQAPEELAKLKKLIDGHKVMRERPEQTDQEFEEYVPETIG